From Campylobacteraceae bacterium, one genomic window encodes:
- a CDS encoding LysE family transporter — MPYFQEIATITVVAIFMAISPGADFVMVTRNSIFYSRKAGIYSSLGVSMAIWVHVAYSIAGLAVIISSSVVLFSILKYLGAAYLIYIGWKTFTSKAMMDLEKNDETANLSNMKAFKIGFITNVLNPKTTIFFLSIFTQIVTLDTPIFLQLIYGLIISLAHFIWFGIISCTLTHPVLLKKFQASKHIIEKVVGTVLIGFGIKVALVNNN, encoded by the coding sequence ATGCCTTATTTCCAAGAAATAGCAACAATAACTGTTGTTGCTATTTTTATGGCTATTAGTCCTGGTGCTGATTTTGTGATGGTAACAAGAAACAGTATTTTTTACTCAAGAAAAGCGGGAATTTATTCAAGCCTTGGTGTTAGCATGGCAATTTGGGTTCATGTTGCTTATTCAATTGCTGGTTTGGCTGTAATTATTTCAAGTTCAGTTGTTTTATTTTCAATTTTAAAATATTTAGGTGCTGCTTATTTAATCTATATTGGGTGGAAAACATTTACATCTAAAGCTATGATGGACTTAGAAAAAAATGATGAAACAGCTAATCTCAGTAATATGAAAGCATTTAAAATTGGATTTATAACCAATGTTCTAAATCCAAAAACAACCATATTTTTCTTAAGTATTTTCACACAAATTGTTACACTTGATACTCCAATATTTTTACAGTTGATTTATGGTTTGATTATTTCACTGGCACATTTTATTTGGTTTGGAATCATTTCTTGTACTTTAACTCATCCTGTTTTGTTAAAAAAGTTTCAAGCTTCCAAACATATAATAGAAAAAGTAGTAGGAACAGTACTTATTGGGTTTGGAATAAAAGTGGCACTCGTTAATAATAATTAA
- a CDS encoding HAD family hydrolase, with product MKAIIFDLDGTLLDSLEEIALSMNTILKEFNYPVYEINEYKRFVGDGPLSLVKRVLPANTKEEIIQTITQALRDKYDKQVNHSSRPYEGIYNLLESLKTTPIKLAILSNKPHDLTCRYIKSLFSQYEFLEVHGQKMDVPKKPHPQGALHIAKKLNIDPEEIYFIGDTPTDMNTAKHAKMKSIGVAWGFRPKEELLEAGANYIVEDCEDLWRFIQERV from the coding sequence ATGAAAGCAATTATATTTGATTTAGATGGAACCTTATTAGACTCACTAGAAGAAATAGCCTTAAGTATGAATACAATATTAAAAGAATTTAATTATCCTGTTTATGAAATTAATGAATACAAAAGATTTGTAGGAGATGGGCCTTTATCTTTAGTAAAAAGGGTACTTCCTGCAAATACGAAAGAAGAAATAATCCAAACAATAACGCAGGCCCTAAGAGATAAATACGATAAACAAGTAAATCACAGCTCACGTCCTTATGAAGGTATTTATAATTTATTAGAATCTCTTAAAACTACTCCTATCAAATTGGCTATTTTGTCCAATAAACCTCATGACTTAACATGCAGATATATCAAAAGTTTATTTTCCCAATATGAGTTCTTAGAAGTTCATGGTCAAAAAATGGACGTTCCTAAAAAACCCCACCCCCAAGGCGCTCTACATATTGCAAAAAAACTCAATATTGATCCAGAAGAAATATATTTTATTGGAGATACTCCCACAGATATGAACACAGCAAAACATGCCAAGATGAAAAGTATAGGAGTTGCTTGGGGCTTTAGACCTAAAGAAGAACTATTAGAAGCAGGCGCAAATTATATAGTAGAAGATTGCGAAGACTTGTGGAGATTTATACAAGAAAGAGTCTAG
- a CDS encoding MFS transporter — translation MNKQALGIIIYNIIVVLSIMYATQPLQPILAEEFHVSMTQSSLFTAIILLCLAIAPIFYGYILESISAKKMLIVASIILFFTNLVLAFSSSYEMFLFMRLCEGLVVPAILTSSMSILANIDKNNVQFNMSVYVASTVFGGLIGRVLSGFIASEFGWRAVFFSLSFALFISLLFIWNLKLDISSKMNKPKLKDILLILKDKRFALIYLTMFTVFFVFAGLLNLLPFRMKDLFPNMNESSIGLLYLGYGSGVIVALFSRKIILFFKSSIRTVLAGGVFFTLISIFFISSNHTVIFILMFLLCIGMFTIHTVASGMANSILEKQKGLTSGMYLSFYYIGGALGSSLPTLIYKYYGWNTVILIFILCLLFIFTVLYRNRAIFNK, via the coding sequence ATGAATAAACAAGCTCTTGGAATTATTATTTATAATATTATTGTGGTGCTCTCAATTATGTATGCGACACAACCTCTACAGCCGATTTTAGCAGAAGAGTTTCATGTAAGTATGACTCAGTCATCTTTGTTTACTGCTATTATTTTATTATGTTTGGCGATTGCACCTATTTTTTATGGGTATATACTAGAAAGTATCTCTGCTAAAAAAATGCTCATTGTTGCTTCTATTATTTTATTCTTTACGAATCTTGTTTTGGCATTTTCGAGCAGCTATGAAATGTTTTTATTTATGAGATTATGTGAAGGTTTAGTAGTCCCTGCAATACTTACTTCTTCTATGAGTATTTTGGCCAATATTGATAAAAACAATGTGCAGTTTAATATGTCCGTATATGTAGCTTCAACCGTATTTGGCGGTTTAATAGGAAGAGTATTATCTGGTTTTATTGCAAGTGAATTTGGATGGAGAGCAGTATTTTTTAGTCTCAGTTTTGCTTTGTTTATTTCCTTGCTTTTTATTTGGAATCTTAAACTGGATATTTCATCCAAAATGAACAAACCCAAACTAAAAGATATTCTTTTAATTTTAAAAGACAAGCGTTTTGCACTTATTTATTTAACAATGTTTACTGTTTTCTTTGTTTTTGCAGGTTTATTAAATCTACTGCCTTTTAGAATGAAAGACTTGTTTCCCAATATGAATGAAAGCAGCATTGGATTATTGTATTTAGGTTATGGGTCAGGTGTTATTGTTGCTTTATTTTCAAGAAAAATTATTCTTTTCTTTAAATCTTCCATTAGAACTGTACTTGCAGGAGGAGTGTTTTTTACACTTATTAGCATCTTTTTTATCTCTTCTAATCATACTGTGATTTTTATTTTGATGTTTTTATTATGTATAGGAATGTTCACCATTCATACAGTAGCCTCAGGTATGGCAAATTCAATCTTGGAGAAACAAAAAGGCCTTACTTCAGGTATGTACTTAAGTTTTTATTATATTGGAGGCGCTTTAGGTTCTTCTCTTCCTACTCTTATTTATAAATATTATGGTTGGAATACGGTAATATTAATTTTCATACTTTG